The following is a genomic window from Adhaeribacter radiodurans.
ATCGGTGTCGGAGTTATCGTAAGTAGAACTGTATTTAGGCGTATTGGCAGAGGTATCTACCGGTTGATTGCTGCTCATCATAGCATTTTGAATCGTTTGGGCCTGATTGCCTTTTTCCCATTCTTCAAATTTATCCATTTCCGATTTTATGCTGGTCATAAACCAGGCTAGTAAAGCGGCATCATCTAAGAGCCCAATTACAGGAATAAAGTCGGGCACAAAATCAACCGGAGATAAAAAGTACAACACTACTGCTATTCCCCCAACCAGTGTACTTGTCGGGATACCGGTATATTCGCCGGAAACAGCTGCTTTAATCATGCGCGACAATGTTTGTAAACTTTCCCATGCTTCGTGGGCAATGGTGCCGACATCTTTTTTCTGGCTGGCCTTCGTATAAGCGTCGTTCAGAAGCTTTTTTACCCGGAGCGGTTTCTTTAAATATTCTTCGGCTTTAGATAAAATATTTTTAAAAATAGGTGATTCAGATATTTTCTGACCAGTATTAGTTTGATTTTTCATAGTTTTTAGTGCTGAATTTCAGTGGGTTAAGTTTAAAAGTGCCTGTGTTATTAATTAACAAATTAGAAACAATTGTTAACGGTATAGTAACCGTATTACTAATTTAACGTGCCTCTTTTATACTGGTATACGTCGAAATAGTTATAATATTATAAAGTTGATAAAATTTTAAAGTTTTGAGACTAGAAAATTAAGAACCGTAATTGTTATGAAGTAGATCTAAGTAACTGAACAAAATTAATTTACTAAACATGCTATCAAAAGCGTAGTAAAAAGAAATTAACATACTATTGCTTATACACAAAAGTCTAACCTCTACTATCTTGATATTGATGTTTCTGTTTACTTAGTTAAACAATTAGGTGCCGAAGATAGGTAATAGAATAACTGTATTCTGGGTAGTTGCCAAATAAAAACGGCCCGGTAGCAGGTATAAAATTATACCTGCTACCGGGCCGTTTTATGTAAAATTAGTAATTACATGTTAACCCGACCAGCCGCATAAAAATTGCGGGCGTAATAAGCTTGGTTTAACGAAGATACCATAACTCCGCCATTGCTAGCCGAATGAATAAATTTATTGTTGTTGAGGTAGATGCCCACGTGGTAAATAGGTTTACCCGGTCCGCGCCGGAAAAACACTAAATCACCGGCTTTTATTGCTGATTTTTTTATTCGTTCCACACTCTGAAACATAGAACGGGAACTATGGGTTAATTTTATGCCATATACTTCCTGGTAAACTTTCGTTACAAACCCGGAACAATCCGTTCCTTTTTTAGAAGCAGCGCCACTGCGGTAGGGGGTTCCTAACCAATCGGCTACCGTAGCCAACAGTTGTTTGTCTTCGGAGTAATTGAATTTAACTCCCAGGGTTTGAGCGTAGTAGTTGTAGTAAAGGGTGTCTCTAAAATTAATGGCGGGTGAAGTAGTAGAGTTAGTTGGTAAATCTACCGGTAAAACCGAAGCCGATTCCATTGCAGCTAATTTAGTATTTTTACCAGTTGGTGCCTGTTCGAAGAAAAAGGATAAACTCATGGCAACAATGGCACAACCTCCTAAAATAAAGTTTTTCATCTAATCGGATTAAAGTGATACAAAAACGCTTAGCGCCTATTAGTTAATAAAAAAGTAATTTTTTCCTGATAAACGGTTGATTTTGAAACCTTCAAACTGAAAATATAGTATAAAACTAATTCGTTTGATTACTTTGA
Proteins encoded in this region:
- a CDS encoding YkvA family protein; translation: MKNQTNTGQKISESPIFKNILSKAEEYLKKPLRVKKLLNDAYTKASQKKDVGTIAHEAWESLQTLSRMIKAAVSGEYTGIPTSTLVGGIAVVLYFLSPVDFVPDFIPVIGLLDDAALLAWFMTSIKSEMDKFEEWEKGNQAQTIQNAMMSSNQPVDTSANTPKYSSTYDNSDTDNQTFSGSQATGAETNPSSQRRNEDGTLKNDQEKLGVKDFAPHDLPTESNTPDDSAIKVTSAGIGEPNVRAATTDSTRLPNSNQDDRKLGGNVR
- a CDS encoding C40 family peptidase, translating into MKNFILGGCAIVAMSLSFFFEQAPTGKNTKLAAMESASVLPVDLPTNSTTSPAINFRDTLYYNYYAQTLGVKFNYSEDKQLLATVADWLGTPYRSGAASKKGTDCSGFVTKVYQEVYGIKLTHSSRSMFQSVERIKKSAIKAGDLVFFRRGPGKPIYHVGIYLNNNKFIHSASNGGVMVSSLNQAYYARNFYAAGRVNM